In one Pygocentrus nattereri isolate fPygNat1 chromosome 21, fPygNat1.pri, whole genome shotgun sequence genomic region, the following are encoded:
- the LOC119261908 gene encoding endochitinase A-like isoform X2, with translation MAETLWKPLWILLLVLSYADAGSVYRHHCTKDGAQDGSTESTTAQTSSDSGFVPSQEAYFEETQDFSKTQAFDSSLTNAGSRAFSFQGTTYTSSFQPLTRDLKPALSTSFQQASDQSVQTAYQQAGSARPVQSSCRQVASARPVPSASQRVSSAQPVPSSYHQVASAQPVPSSYHQVASTQPLPSASQRVSSAQPVASSYQQVASAQPVPSSYHQVASTQPVPSASQRVSSAQPVPSASQRVSSAQPVASSYQQVASAQPVASSYQQVASAQPVASSYQHVASAQHVASSYQKVASAWPVPSASQRVSSAQPVASSYQQVASAQPLASSYQQVASAQPVASSYQHMASAQPVASSYQKVASTWPVPSASQRVSSAQPVASSYQQVASAQPLASSFQQVASAPLFPSASQRASSAQPGASSYQQVASAQPGASSYQQVASAQPGASSYQQVASAQPGASSYQQVASTPLFPSASQRASSAQPVLSSYQQVASAQPVVSSYQRVASAQPVPSASQRASSAQPVLSSYQQVASAQPVASSYQQLASAQPVASSYHQVASAQPVASSYQHVVSARPVPSASQRVSSAQPVQSSYQSGLSSPSVGFGSSAVGTGQSASSLYSSQDVSSTSTYKPSVGALGLAQSTYQQGVSYRPVQSTLPSSFVSRAHPYASSFKPSTSTSKPVQSGYQQKASDQPVQTASQRVSSSQPVTSSYQQVASSQPVASSYQQVASAWPVPSASQRVSSAQPVQSAYQQVASTQPVWRSSPPSFVSQKVGFDSSAVGLSGSRAYSYTTSLKPSTSASQPVQSTYQQKPVQTASQSISSAQPVLSSYRSGLYSQNVGFDSSAGTGSGVSSYTSSFRPPTSISKPVPSSYQQVTLSQPAQSSYPPEAASQNIRMDSSLTEVVGSVLRNDYGSEVATTGLNYRPFTSISTPSQSTCRQVTAAQPVQSRYQDVPFSQTSYGASLSGVTSTGSRSLYTPSDSVASVASAQAFRSPYSYAQALSSLDNSQPSAGSPRLTWTQKVLE, from the exons ATGGCAGAAACACTCTGGAAGCCTTTGTG GATTTTGTTACTAGTACTGAGTTATGCTGATGCAGGAAGTG TTTACAGGCATCATTGTACAAAAGATGGTGCTCAGGATGGGAGCACTGAAAGTACTACTGCTCAGACAAGCTCTGATTCTGGATTTGTGCCTAGTCAAGAAGCTTATTTTGAGGAAACCCAGGACTTCTCAAAAACTCAGGCCTTTGATAGTAGTTTGACCAATGCAGGCTCAAGGGCATTCAGTTTTCAGGGAACTACCTACACCTCAAGCTTTCAGCCACTAACTAGGGATCTTAAGCCTGCCCTAAGCACCTCCTTCCAACAAGCCTCAGACCAGTCTGTGCAGACAGCATACCAGCAGGCAGGTTCAGCCCGGCCTGTCCAGAGCAGCTGCCGACAGGTAGCTTCAGCCCGGCCTGTCCCATCTGCTTCCCAGAGAGTATCTTCCGCCCAGCCTGTCCCGAGCAGCTACCATCAGGTGGCTTCCGCCCAGCCTGTCCCGAGCAGCTACCATCAGGTGGCTTCAACCCAGCCTCTCCCATCTGCTTCCCAGAGAGTATCTTCCGCCCAGCCTGtagcgagcagctaccaacag gtGGCTTCCGCCCAGCCTGTCCCGAGCAGCTACCATCAGGTGGCTTCAACCCAGCCTGTCCCATCTGCTTCCCAGAGAGTATCTTCCGCCCAGCCTGTCCCATCTGCTTCCCAGAGAGTATCTTCCGCCCAGCCTGtagcgagcagctaccaacaggtggcttccgcccagcctgtagcgagcagctaccaacaggtggcttccgcccagcctgtagcgagcagctaccaacaCGTGGCTTCAGCTCAACATGTAGCGAGCAGCTACCAAAAGGTGGCTTCAGCCTGGCCTGTCCCATCTGCTTCCCAGAGAGTATCTTCCGCCCAGCCTGtagcgagcagctaccaacaggttgcttcagctcagcctctagcgagcagctaccaacaggtggcttccgcccagcctgtagcgagcagctaccaacaCATGGCTTCAGCTCAACCTGTAGCGAGCAGCTACCAAAAGGTGGCTTCAACCTGGCCTGTCCCATCTGCTTCCCAGAGAGTATCTTCAGCCCAGCCTGtagcgagcagctaccaacaggtTGCTTCAGCTCAACCTCTAGCGAGCAGCTTCCAACAGGTGGCATCAGCCCCGCTTTTCCCATCTGCTTCCCAGAGAGCATCTTCAGCCCAGCCTGGagcgagcagctaccaacaggtggcttccgcccagcctggagcgagcagctaccaacaggtggcttccgcccagcctggagcgagcagctaccaacaggtggcttccgcccagcctggagcgagcagctaccaacaggtGGCTTCAACCCCGCTTTTCCCATCTGCTTCCCAGAGAGCATCTTCAGCCCAGCCTGTCCTGAGCAGCTACCAGCAGGTTGCTTCCGCCCAGCCTGTAGTGAGCAGCTACCAACGCGTGGCTTCAGCCCAGCCTGTCCCATCTGCTTCCCAGAGAGCATCTTCAGCCCAGCCTGTCCTGAGCAGCTACCAGCAGGTTGCTTCCGCCCAGCCTGtagcgagcagctaccaacagTTGGCTTCCGCCCAGCCTGTAGCGAGCAGCTACCATCAGGTTGCTTCCGCCCAGCCTGtagcgagcagctaccaacaCGTGGTTTCAGCCCGGCCTGTCCCATCTGCTTCCCAGAGAGTATCTTCAGCTCAACCTGTACAGAGCAGCTATCAGTCTGGCCTTTCTTCCCCAAGTGTTGGCTTTGGTTCTAGTGCTGTGGGAACCGGACAAAGTGCTTCGAGTCTGTACAGCTCTCAGGACGTTTCCTCTACTTCAACCTATAAGCCCTCTGTTGGCGCTCTAGGACTTGCCCAAAGCACGTACCAGCAGGGAGTTTCATATCGGCCTGTGCAGAGCACTTTGCCATCCAGCTTTGTTTCTAGGGCACATCCATACGCCTCAAGCTTTAAGCCCTCTACTAGCACTTCAAAGCCAGTCCAAAGCGGCTACCAGCAAAAAGCATCAGATCAGCCTGTCCAAACTGCTTCCCAGAGAGTATCTTCATCCCAGCCTGTAACAAGCAGCTACCAACAGGTTGCTTCATCCCAGCCTGTAGCAAGCAGCTACCAACAGGTGGCTTCAGCCTGGCCTGTCCCATCTGCTTCCCAGAGAGTATCTTCAGCCCAGCCTGTCCAGTCAGCATACCAGCAGGTAGCTTCCACACAGCCTGTGTGGCGTAGTTCTCCACCTAGCTTTGTTTCCCAAAAGGTTGGCTTTGATTCTAGTGCAGTGGGATTAAGTGGCTCAAGGGCATATTCTTACACCACAAGCTTGAAGCCCTCTACTAGTGCTTCACAGCCTGTGCAAAGCACCTACCAGCAAAAGCCTGTCCAAACTGCTTCCCAGAGCATATCTTCAGCTCAGCCTGTACTGAGCAGCTATCGGTCTGGCCTTTATTCCCAAAATGTTGGCTTTGATTCTAGTGCGGGGACAGGCTCCGGGGTGTCCTCCTATACCTCAAGCTTTAGGCCCCCCACCAGCATTTCTAAGCCTGTCCCAAGCAGCTACCAGCAAGTAACTTTATCCCAGCCAGCTCAGAGTAGCTACCCGCCTGAAGCTGCTTCCCAAAATATTAGAATGGATTCTTCTTTGACTGAAGTGGTAGGAAGTGTCTTGAGAAATGACTACGGTTCTGAAGTAGCTACAACTGGATTAAACTACAGGCCTTTCACCAGCATATCTACACCTTCCCAAAGTACTTGCCGACAGGTGACTGCAGCCCAGCCCGTTCAGAGCCGATACCAAGATGTGCCTTTTTCCCAAACCAGCTATGGTGCTAGTTTGAGTGGTGTGACTTCAACTGGTTCAAGGAGTCTGTATACCCCTTCAGACTCGGTGGCTTCAGTGGCTTCTGCTCAAGCGTTCAGATCACCATATTCCTATGCTCAGGCTTTGAGTTCCCTAGACAACTCTCAACCCTCTGCTGGCTCTCCAAGATTAACATGGACACAAAAGGTGCTGGAGTAG
- the LOC119261908 gene encoding endochitinase A-like isoform X1: protein MAETLWKPLWILLLVLSYADAGSVYRHHCTKDGAQDGSTESTTAQTSSDSGFVPSQEAYFEETQDFSKTQAFDSSLTNAGSRAFSFQGTTYTSSFQPLTRDLKPALSTSFQQASDQSVQTAYQQAGSARPVQSSCRQVASARPVPSASQRVSSAQPVPSSYHQVASAQPVPSSYHQVASTQPLPSASQRVSSAQPVASSYQQVASAQPVASSYQQVASAQPVPSSYHQVASTQPVPSASQRVSSAQPVPSASQRVSSAQPVASSYQQVASAQPVASSYQQVASAQPVASSYQHVASAQHVASSYQKVASAWPVPSASQRVSSAQPVASSYQQVASAQPLASSYQQVASAQPVASSYQHMASAQPVASSYQKVASTWPVPSASQRVSSAQPVASSYQQVASAQPLASSFQQVASAPLFPSASQRASSAQPGASSYQQVASAQPGASSYQQVASAQPGASSYQQVASAQPGASSYQQVASTPLFPSASQRASSAQPVLSSYQQVASAQPVVSSYQRVASAQPVPSASQRASSAQPVLSSYQQVASAQPVASSYQQLASAQPVASSYHQVASAQPVASSYQHVVSARPVPSASQRVSSAQPVQSSYQSGLSSPSVGFGSSAVGTGQSASSLYSSQDVSSTSTYKPSVGALGLAQSTYQQGVSYRPVQSTLPSSFVSRAHPYASSFKPSTSTSKPVQSGYQQKASDQPVQTASQRVSSSQPVTSSYQQVASSQPVASSYQQVASAWPVPSASQRVSSAQPVQSAYQQVASTQPVWRSSPPSFVSQKVGFDSSAVGLSGSRAYSYTTSLKPSTSASQPVQSTYQQKPVQTASQSISSAQPVLSSYRSGLYSQNVGFDSSAGTGSGVSSYTSSFRPPTSISKPVPSSYQQVTLSQPAQSSYPPEAASQNIRMDSSLTEVVGSVLRNDYGSEVATTGLNYRPFTSISTPSQSTCRQVTAAQPVQSRYQDVPFSQTSYGASLSGVTSTGSRSLYTPSDSVASVASAQAFRSPYSYAQALSSLDNSQPSAGSPRLTWTQKVLE, encoded by the exons ATGGCAGAAACACTCTGGAAGCCTTTGTG GATTTTGTTACTAGTACTGAGTTATGCTGATGCAGGAAGTG TTTACAGGCATCATTGTACAAAAGATGGTGCTCAGGATGGGAGCACTGAAAGTACTACTGCTCAGACAAGCTCTGATTCTGGATTTGTGCCTAGTCAAGAAGCTTATTTTGAGGAAACCCAGGACTTCTCAAAAACTCAGGCCTTTGATAGTAGTTTGACCAATGCAGGCTCAAGGGCATTCAGTTTTCAGGGAACTACCTACACCTCAAGCTTTCAGCCACTAACTAGGGATCTTAAGCCTGCCCTAAGCACCTCCTTCCAACAAGCCTCAGACCAGTCTGTGCAGACAGCATACCAGCAGGCAGGTTCAGCCCGGCCTGTCCAGAGCAGCTGCCGACAGGTAGCTTCAGCCCGGCCTGTCCCATCTGCTTCCCAGAGAGTATCTTCCGCCCAGCCTGTCCCGAGCAGCTACCATCAGGTGGCTTCCGCCCAGCCTGTCCCGAGCAGCTACCATCAGGTGGCTTCAACCCAGCCTCTCCCATCTGCTTCCCAGAGAGTATCTTCCGCCCAGCCTGtagcgagcagctaccaacaggtGGCTTCCGCACAGCCTGtagcgagcagctaccaacaggtGGCTTCCGCCCAGCCTGTCCCGAGCAGCTACCATCAGGTGGCTTCAACCCAGCCTGTCCCATCTGCTTCCCAGAGAGTATCTTCCGCCCAGCCTGTCCCATCTGCTTCCCAGAGAGTATCTTCCGCCCAGCCTGtagcgagcagctaccaacaggtggcttccgcccagcctgtagcgagcagctaccaacaggtggcttccgcccagcctgtagcgagcagctaccaacaCGTGGCTTCAGCTCAACATGTAGCGAGCAGCTACCAAAAGGTGGCTTCAGCCTGGCCTGTCCCATCTGCTTCCCAGAGAGTATCTTCCGCCCAGCCTGtagcgagcagctaccaacaggttgcttcagctcagcctctagcgagcagctaccaacaggtggcttccgcccagcctgtagcgagcagctaccaacaCATGGCTTCAGCTCAACCTGTAGCGAGCAGCTACCAAAAGGTGGCTTCAACCTGGCCTGTCCCATCTGCTTCCCAGAGAGTATCTTCAGCCCAGCCTGtagcgagcagctaccaacaggtTGCTTCAGCTCAACCTCTAGCGAGCAGCTTCCAACAGGTGGCATCAGCCCCGCTTTTCCCATCTGCTTCCCAGAGAGCATCTTCAGCCCAGCCTGGagcgagcagctaccaacaggtggcttccgcccagcctggagcgagcagctaccaacaggtggcttccgcccagcctggagcgagcagctaccaacaggtggcttccgcccagcctggagcgagcagctaccaacaggtGGCTTCAACCCCGCTTTTCCCATCTGCTTCCCAGAGAGCATCTTCAGCCCAGCCTGTCCTGAGCAGCTACCAGCAGGTTGCTTCCGCCCAGCCTGTAGTGAGCAGCTACCAACGCGTGGCTTCAGCCCAGCCTGTCCCATCTGCTTCCCAGAGAGCATCTTCAGCCCAGCCTGTCCTGAGCAGCTACCAGCAGGTTGCTTCCGCCCAGCCTGtagcgagcagctaccaacagTTGGCTTCCGCCCAGCCTGTAGCGAGCAGCTACCATCAGGTTGCTTCCGCCCAGCCTGtagcgagcagctaccaacaCGTGGTTTCAGCCCGGCCTGTCCCATCTGCTTCCCAGAGAGTATCTTCAGCTCAACCTGTACAGAGCAGCTATCAGTCTGGCCTTTCTTCCCCAAGTGTTGGCTTTGGTTCTAGTGCTGTGGGAACCGGACAAAGTGCTTCGAGTCTGTACAGCTCTCAGGACGTTTCCTCTACTTCAACCTATAAGCCCTCTGTTGGCGCTCTAGGACTTGCCCAAAGCACGTACCAGCAGGGAGTTTCATATCGGCCTGTGCAGAGCACTTTGCCATCCAGCTTTGTTTCTAGGGCACATCCATACGCCTCAAGCTTTAAGCCCTCTACTAGCACTTCAAAGCCAGTCCAAAGCGGCTACCAGCAAAAAGCATCAGATCAGCCTGTCCAAACTGCTTCCCAGAGAGTATCTTCATCCCAGCCTGTAACAAGCAGCTACCAACAGGTTGCTTCATCCCAGCCTGTAGCAAGCAGCTACCAACAGGTGGCTTCAGCCTGGCCTGTCCCATCTGCTTCCCAGAGAGTATCTTCAGCCCAGCCTGTCCAGTCAGCATACCAGCAGGTAGCTTCCACACAGCCTGTGTGGCGTAGTTCTCCACCTAGCTTTGTTTCCCAAAAGGTTGGCTTTGATTCTAGTGCAGTGGGATTAAGTGGCTCAAGGGCATATTCTTACACCACAAGCTTGAAGCCCTCTACTAGTGCTTCACAGCCTGTGCAAAGCACCTACCAGCAAAAGCCTGTCCAAACTGCTTCCCAGAGCATATCTTCAGCTCAGCCTGTACTGAGCAGCTATCGGTCTGGCCTTTATTCCCAAAATGTTGGCTTTGATTCTAGTGCGGGGACAGGCTCCGGGGTGTCCTCCTATACCTCAAGCTTTAGGCCCCCCACCAGCATTTCTAAGCCTGTCCCAAGCAGCTACCAGCAAGTAACTTTATCCCAGCCAGCTCAGAGTAGCTACCCGCCTGAAGCTGCTTCCCAAAATATTAGAATGGATTCTTCTTTGACTGAAGTGGTAGGAAGTGTCTTGAGAAATGACTACGGTTCTGAAGTAGCTACAACTGGATTAAACTACAGGCCTTTCACCAGCATATCTACACCTTCCCAAAGTACTTGCCGACAGGTGACTGCAGCCCAGCCCGTTCAGAGCCGATACCAAGATGTGCCTTTTTCCCAAACCAGCTATGGTGCTAGTTTGAGTGGTGTGACTTCAACTGGTTCAAGGAGTCTGTATACCCCTTCAGACTCGGTGGCTTCAGTGGCTTCTGCTCAAGCGTTCAGATCACCATATTCCTATGCTCAGGCTTTGAGTTCCCTAGACAACTCTCAACCCTCTGCTGGCTCTCCAAGATTAACATGGACACAAAAGGTGCTGGAGTAG